The following nucleotide sequence is from Solanum dulcamara chromosome 7, daSolDulc1.2, whole genome shotgun sequence.
AAaaccaaaaatgaaaataattattctttaaactcaaaatagtgcataaataatttatgctaaaacgttcacaaatcattttttaaaactctttctcaaataatcattgatactcaaaatcctcataagactccaatcaaattgaattatgcaaattatattatttagtcatattagactccaatctactccatctcaaacatcatcatcaacattacctcttcatcaatcattttaccttttttaaaaataaacatcatttacattatcatcaaacatcttgctccaaaatcctcatttaactctatgttcaatttaatcaaactcattaaaatatgcattATCTTACTTTGaaaagcaatactttatttatacATGGAAACCAACAATCTCAACCTCTagacaaattatgacaaaaatgaaatctcatcttggattcatgtgaatgaatacatgaatgtatacctcaaatactcaactcaaagacatcatcaatacatattaatttatatataaaaactcaatagaaattttagataactcaagaactcaattcatggaacctcaaaacttaactcaactcgaatcaatgaagatgtagggcatgggAACGAATTCAGTCCAACGTTgtgattagctttacatacatgtaatgaagattatctcaccAAAAATCAAAGACCTAGCTTGAAGATCTTGCTCCAATTCTTTTCTTAAAAGCTCTAGGGGTGAATGGGAAGAAAACACCCCTAGGATACTGATAAGGGGCGACTTTTAGCCCTAAAACGTAGTGGGTTAGGTTGGGAAAGGTGGGAAAAAGATCAAAAAGCCCCTCCCAAAAATATAAAACTGACAGAAGTTTGAACTAGGGTGGAACAAGTCCGCGTAGCGGAGTTGTTCCCCtatagttcattttttttcgAAATTTTAAGTTGAAGCAAACTTGGCCAAGTCTACGACGCAGACTGGTCGTGCACCCTTATGGTTAactgggcataactttttactccgaactccaaaaaatgcaatcttggtggagttggaaagaagattcaaagacatttaatttgatatgtcatGGGCCACTAAttcgttatattctaggagatatggttgtttgaagttgacccttatacagactcattcgaaaacttaaccgatagaaattttttggacttggcttggtgttagagatcccttatcaccgtaaaccacatataatactcttcaaatacttaagaattgatcctaactcatacatacaattagaagtcattcagttcgagtctatacatatatgaagaatggttcgagtcttggcgaaaaaaaattggggtgttacatgaaCCCACTTGACTCATGGTAGGTCCGCCCCTGTCCGCACGGCCTGATGGGTTAGGTTGTGACACTTTTGCTATAtgtttttttaacttttttttgtattaataaCTTAGCtagatgtattgatgatatttaattaatattaaagcATTATTATAAACAAATGTAAAAATTAAGATACAATGAAGAAATTCATTTTTTCTtatgaaatcaaaattttatatatagaaTCAAGTACTCCTATAAAAGATAGAGAAAATTgacttataaaaaaatattttgatgtagTATAGTATATTGTTATTTCAAAATATGACCTCTTATTCGATTTACTTTGCcacaataaatattttattttactatataaatAAGAATAGTTGCACTTAAAAagatgcaaaaaaaataataattctattTTGTCTATAAAGACAAAAACACATATCATGTCCCagataaagaaaaattaatattattttatatatccaatactaaaatataaatataaatattatatactaCTTATTTAAAACAAGAgattattcatatatatatatatatatatatatatatatatatagtacggACAATTTCACtagtttaaattaaattaagttATGCATAGGtgcattttcaaaattaaaatatctaattaTCAATTGAGATCAAATTAAGTGTCTATTTATGTAGTATAACTAtaactattttattttctattctCCATATAaactaatatatgaattttctcataatttaaatatatattaataatgtaGATTTTAAATTGCAAACTTTATGTTAAATTGTATACGTACGAAAAAAAAATGTTACCAACatgatatattattatttataaatgaTTTAATACAGGAAGACCGGTTAATGGTTACCCAATATGCACAGACGtgtcaaaagagaaaaaagaaaaagaaaactataAATAATGTTGAAACGACAAGTATACAATATTAGTCTAGAAACCTTGTAGCTTTGTCCTTTCACTTCTGCTTCTGCAACTTTGCTAATTCACAGCTCTGTAAAATATTACTCTCATGGCGGACCCGAATTCTTCCACTTCCGATTCGTATGTTCTATGTTATCAAAATTAAATACCTATTTTTTGGTTTATGCTATGTGTGTGTTTTGTGTTTCTGTGATCACAAGTTTGAATTACTGTTGagttaacatatatatatatatatatatatatatatatatatatatttcttcccTGTTACAATTTTTAATCCgtaaattgaattttgattcacTTTTCTCTTGTTTGATGATTATTTAGTTATATTTTCTAACTGTTTCAATCCTTACTTTCTAACCAATCGGCCAATTTTAGGAAAAACAATAAAAAGGATTTTTCGACTGCAATTTTGGAGAGGAAGAAATCCCCTAATCGCCTTATTGTTGATGAGGCCATAAATGATGATAATTCAGTGGTATCTATGCACCCTGCTAAAATGGATGAGCTCCAACTGTTTAGAGGAGATACTGTCTTACTAAAGGTTTGTTCAATTTgtttattcttgattttttagaaaatccgaCTTTCTGAGATAATAACTATGACATGTAAGAAAGAAAGTTAAGAGAAACTTGTATTGTAGGGTAAAAAACGAAAGGATACTGTTTGTGTTGTCCTTGCAAATGACCAATGTGAAGAACATAAGATCAGATTGAACAAAGTCGTTCGAGCAAATCTTGGGATTCGACTTGGGGATGTTGTATCTATACACCAGTGTCCTGATGTTAAGTATGCCAAGCGTGTTCATATTCTTCCAATTGATGATACAATTGAGGGGATGACTGGCAACCTGTTTGATGCCTACTTGAAGCGTAAGGGCATCgattatttatttctttcatgctGAATTTCCTTGTCATTTTCATTAGAGATAATGGTCAGAAACACATTTTTGCGAGTTTTCTACTAGAACTATCTAGTGTTAGTGTTTCCTATTAGAACTATCACCAGCTATTTATCAAAACACGTTTCAAAATTAATGTCACTTGCCATGatgatgaaattttatgggCAAACTAAGCTGTCACACTCCCTTTGGACATTGTATTCAAACACTTGGTCTAGTCAGCTTCGAAAtgtgttttgataaatattggTGATAGTTTAGGTAGGAAACGCAAACAcctgatagtttaggtatgaaattcGAAAAAAATTTGATACTTCAGGTGTGTTATTGACCGTTATCTATTTTCATTATCAAGATTATCTCATTCCTCATTTGACACCATCTTAAAAATCTTCTTGCATTTTCCATTGTTGACATACCAGCGTACTTCTTGGAGTCTTACCGCCCTGTGAGGAAGGGTGATCTCTTCGTAGTTAGAGGAGGTATGCGCAGTGTTGAATTTAAAGTGGTTGAGACGGAGCCTGGAGAATATTGTGTTGTGGCACCTGATACAGAGATCTTTTGCGAGGGAGAACCAATCAAGCGTGAAGATGAGGAGAGGCTAAATGAAGTTGGATATGATGATGTTGGGGGTGTGAGGAAGCAAATGGCTCAGATTCGTGAGCTCGTTGAACTCCCTCTGAGGCATCCACAGTTGTTCAAGTCGATTGGTGTGAAACCACCAAAAGGTATTCTCCTGTTTGGTCCTCCCGGATCGGGGAAAACCCTGATTGGAAGAGCTGTGGCAAATGAAACTGgtgcttttttctttttgattaatGGGCCTGAAATTATGTCCAAATTGGCTGGTGAGAGTGAGGGTAACTTGAGGAAGGCATTTGAGGAAGCCGAAAAGAATGCGCCGTCtatcatatttattgatgaGTTAGATTCAATTGCTCCAAAGAGAGAAAAGACACACGGTGAAGTTGAGCGGCGAATAGTTTCCCAACTTCTGACATTAATGGATGGGCTCAAGTCTCGATCTCATGTGATTGTCATGGGGGCTACTAACAGACCAAACAGTATTGATCCTGCTCTCAGAAGATTTGGAAGATTTGATCGGGAGATTGACATTGGCGTACCCGATGAAGTAGGGCGGCTGGAGATCCTACGGATTCATACTAAAAATATGAAGCTCGATGATAATGTGAGCTGCTTTTCTGCCTGTTCTTATTGCTTGCTATGTTTACCTAGTTGTTCCATGAGTAGTTTCATCAATTTTTTGTTGATTCTGTCACAGGTTGATCTAGAGAGGGTTGCAAGAGACACACATGGTTATGTCGGATCTGATCTTGCTGCCTTGTGCACTGAGGCTGCGCTGCAGTGTATCAGGGAGAAAATGGATGTTATTGACTTGGAGGATGAGACCATTGATGCTGAAGTGTTAAATTCAATGTCTGTGACTAATGAGCATTTTCAAACTGCTCTTGGTGCTTCAAATCCATCAGCATTACGAGAAACAGTTAGTTTATCTATTCTTATTTAAAGCCTTCCTTCAAGTAGGAGTTAACTGTTCGTTGTCTTTCAAtgtatatttttccttttgccACTTCTCGGTAACTGGATCTCCTGGTTTACAGGTTGTGGAGGTTCCCAACACCTCTTGGGCGGATATTGGGGGGCTGGAAAATGTCAAGCGGGAACTTCAAGAGGTATGTGATCACGAAATTAAGAGGCATGCAATTGAAATTTTTGGTTCCATTAAGGACTTCTTAGGTGTTGTTGATGGTTTCAGCGTCATCTGTATATTTTTTTGCCAAAACTTGGACAAAAAGGAACGACTTGATAATTGTTCCTATTGATAAGAGCTAACAATTCATTTCAcctccaaaggaaagaaaaagaagactcTTTTCGTTGGGGGTGGAGGTGGTGTTTGAATTCTCTCATTTGCGTCTTCTACTGATCTTACTTGGAAATCCACTTTGCTTGCTGCAGACTGTTCAGTATCCGGTTGAGCATCCTGAgaagtttgaaaagtttggaATGTCACCTTCTAAAGGGGTACTTTTCTATGGACCACCTGGTTGTGGCAAAACTTTACTTGCCAAAGCTATTGCAAATGAGTGTCAGGCTAATTTTATAAGTGTGAAAGGACCGGAGTTACTTACAATGTGGTTTGGAGAAAGTGAAGCAAATGTTCGGGAAATATTTGACAAGGCACGGCAGTCTGCTCCATGTGTACTGTTCTTTGATGAACTTGATTCCATTGCTACACAGGTAAACTCGAGCCTGATGTGAAGTTATCTCTTCATTTCTGTCacagttttatattttcttgagCTCACTCTTGTTGCATATGTCCCTCTTTCAGAGGGGGAATTCCGTGGGAGATGCTGGTGGTGCTGCTGATAGAGTACTCAATCAATTGTTGACCGAGATGGATGGAATGACAGCAAAGAAAACAGTTTTCATTATTGGGGCAACAAATAGGCCAGACATTATTGACCCTGCATTGCTCAGACCAGGTCGTCTAGACCAACTAATTTACATCCCCCTCCCGGATGAAGCTTCCCGTcttcaaatcttcaaagcatGTTTGCGGAAGTCCCCTGTCGCAAAGGACGTGGATCTGTCAGCTCTAGCACGGTATACACATGGTTTTAGTGGTGCAGACATAACTGAGATTTGTCAGCGAGCATGCAAATATGCCATTAGGGAAAACATTGAAAAGGTAAGAGATGCTCCTTTTGCACCTTAATATGGTATCTTTTAATATGTAAATTGCTGCTCCATCGGTCATTTCCTTTTTTCCCGATTTTGTAATAGATGAATTTTACTCCTCTTTGATTGGTAAATGTCAGGATAttgagagagagaggaagaggAGCGAGAATCCTGAAGCCATGGATGAAGATGACACTGATGAAGTGGCTGAAATAAAGGCTGCACACTTTGAGGAGTCCATGAAATATGCTCGAAGAAGTGTGAGTGATGCTGACATTAGGAAGTACCAGATTTTTGCTCAAACATTACAGCAATCACGCGGACTTGGAACTGAGTTCAAATTTGCAGAGCACGCAGCTAATGCTACAGAAACAGGGGCAGCAGCCGACCCATTCACTTCTGTTAATGCTGCTGGAGACGACGACGACTTGTACAGTTAATAAGTTAACCTTGTGCACAAGGATGCTAAGGTGCTGGAAAAATGGAATGTTAGTGCAAGTAGAATAACTAGGTATGTTAGCATGTTGAGACTGTTGTATTAAAGAAATGTTAGTGACTCTGCAGCTAATGCCTTTTCCCCTGTGGATGTAATGTAATATAACAATAATTGAGATGTGTGTAGATTGATCtcatgatataaattgataTTCGGCCTCGTTTATCCCCAAAAATTAGCGACACAATAAATTGATATGAAGAAGTCTCTcatatgatatttatattattttcatgtctCAATTATGTGTGAAGGAGTTGATGTGTGAAGGAGTTGAGCACATGTGTTGATGTACCTTGAAGTGTGATTGATAATGCAAGTCTAATTATTTAGTTAGTTAGTTGATTAGGTGAGTCAGTAACGTGATTCTTAGTTTGTTAGTTAGAGTTTGTTAGAAAGGTAGTTGGTTGTATAAATACATGTGCTTGTACAGTGAGTTGGTAATCAATGAAGCatattttcttctcttccaAGTTATCTTCTTCCTTAGCTTCATAATCTGAGCTTTACATGATCAGTGActtcacatggtatcagagcattgaGGAGTGCAGATCGAGGGAATTCCTTTCACAAGCAGTGGAGGATTCGAGGGATTGTGTGCTTACCTCCATCTTTGATCTATCTGTAAGTAGTTTTACAGCTTGATTTCATGACGAACTTAGGATTTTGGGGTGAAAATACTTCCGCGAATACTACTACTACAATCGATTATCATCATCTTTTGTTTCTACATCCATCGGATGCACCTGGTTCACTGTCAATTGAAATTATGTTGACTGGATCAGACAACTACACACGTTGGAGTAGAGCTATGAAGCTTGCATTGCTAAGCACTATAAGCAGGGCTTCATTGATGGATCAGTGAAGCGTGATCAGTATATAGGAGATTTGGAAAGACTTTGGGATCGATGTAGTGCAATTATAGTATCCTGGATTATTTGCAATGTGAGCAAGGATCTAATTAGTGGAGTGTTATTCTGTTTAGATAGTCATTTGATCCGAGAGGATTTGAGAGAAAGGTTTGACAGAATCAACAGTTCCAAAACTTTTCAATTGCATAAAGAAATTTCTACTTTTGTTCAAGGCATATCCTTAGTATCTGTTTACTATTCTAAGCTCAAAGCTTTTTGGGAtgaatatgattcaattatgccTCCTCCTGCATGTAACTGTCCTAAATCAAGGGAGTTAATTCAGTGAACATTTGCAGTATCAAAAAGTATTGCAATTTTTTATGGGACTTAGTGACAGTTACAGTCAAGCTAGAAGTCAAATTTTGATGATGCCACAAGTTCCTACTGTTAATCAGGTCTATGCAATGGTGTATCAAGATGAGAGTCAAATAATTGTGGCAGGCATAAGTAGAATAATGAATGAACAAGCTATTTCTACAACCATGTATACTTCGAGATCAGATAATGATCGGCACAATATTTTTAAGAGTCAAATAATTTGACTTTTATCCTGAATTCGAGGTATAGAatctttttgttttaaaaataattttatatatttaaaaattatgtataaaaagtattataactcacaataattaataattcaaaatgtttaaaaaatataagaaaaaaattacagTCAAAGAAAACTTTGTTTGAATCTCAAAATCTAAAAGGTGT
It contains:
- the LOC129895501 gene encoding cell division cycle protein 48 homolog gives rise to the protein MADPNSSTSDSKNNKKDFSTAILERKKSPNRLIVDEAINDDNSVVSMHPAKMDELQLFRGDTVLLKGKKRKDTVCVVLANDQCEEHKIRLNKVVRANLGIRLGDVVSIHQCPDVKYAKRVHILPIDDTIEGMTGNLFDAYLKPYFLESYRPVRKGDLFVVRGGMRSVEFKVVETEPGEYCVVAPDTEIFCEGEPIKREDEERLNEVGYDDVGGVRKQMAQIRELVELPLRHPQLFKSIGVKPPKGILLFGPPGSGKTLIGRAVANETGAFFFLINGPEIMSKLAGESEGNLRKAFEEAEKNAPSIIFIDELDSIAPKREKTHGEVERRIVSQLLTLMDGLKSRSHVIVMGATNRPNSIDPALRRFGRFDREIDIGVPDEVGRLEILRIHTKNMKLDDNVDLERVARDTHGYVGSDLAALCTEAALQCIREKMDVIDLEDETIDAEVLNSMSVTNEHFQTALGASNPSALRETVVEVPNTSWADIGGLENVKRELQETVQYPVEHPEKFEKFGMSPSKGVLFYGPPGCGKTLLAKAIANECQANFISVKGPELLTMWFGESEANVREIFDKARQSAPCVLFFDELDSIATQRGNSVGDAGGAADRVLNQLLTEMDGMTAKKTVFIIGATNRPDIIDPALLRPGRLDQLIYIPLPDEASRLQIFKACLRKSPVAKDVDLSALARYTHGFSGADITEICQRACKYAIRENIEKDIERERKRSENPEAMDEDDTDEVAEIKAAHFEESMKYARRSVSDADIRKYQIFAQTLQQSRGLGTEFKFAEHAANATETGAAADPFTSVNAAGDDDDLYS